A region from the Pempheris klunzingeri isolate RE-2024b chromosome 17, fPemKlu1.hap1, whole genome shotgun sequence genome encodes:
- the ndufab1b gene encoding NADH:ubiquinone oxidoreductase subunit AB1b encodes MAARVLQQCVRSLARPSLRLASGNLAVRAAAAPVTALHRPVSFAADSRRTRWLGQSRIPSVGVLCRQYGDLPPLTLEVIRERVMYVLKLYDKINPEKLQTASHFMKDLGLDSLDQVEIIMAMEDEFGFEIPDAEAEKLMSPAEIVQYIADKKDIYE; translated from the exons ATGGCGGCTCGTGTCCTGCAGCAGTGCGTCCGCTCGCTCGCCCGGCCCTCGCTGAGGCTCGCCTCCGGTAATTTAGCAGTCAGAGCGGCTGCCGCTCCGGTAACAGCCCTCCACCGACCTGTCTCCTTCGCCGCGGACAGCCGAAGGACGCGGTGGCTCGGACAGAGCCGG ATCCCCTCAGTGGGTGTGTTGTGCCGACAGTATGGAGACCTGCCCCCCCTCACCCTAGAGGTCATCAGAGAACGTGTCATGTATGTCCTCAAGCTCTACGACAAGATCAACCCCGAGAAG ctgcagacagcctCCCACTTCATGAAAGACCTAGGTCTGGACAGCTTGGACCAAGTGGAGATCATCATGGCCATGGAGGATGAGTTTG GCTTTGAGATCCCTGACGCAGAAGCAGAGAAGCTGATGAGTCCAGCGGAGATTGTACAATATATCGCAGACAAGAAGGACATTTATGAATAG
- the dctn5 gene encoding dynactin subunit 5: MELSEILYNKAEYIETASGNKVSRQSVLCGSQNIVLNGKTIVMNDCIIRGDLANVRVGRHCVVKSRSVIRPPFKKFSKGVAFFPLHIGDHVFIEEDCVVNAAQIGSYVHIGKNCVIGRRCVLKDCCKILDNTVLPPETVVPPFTVFSGCPGLFSGELPECTQDLMIDVTKSYYQKFLPLSQI; this comes from the exons ATGGAGTTGTCTGAAATACTGTACAACAAAGCGGAATACATTGAGACG gctTCTGGCAACAAAGTGAGCAGACAGTCGGTGCTTTGCGGGAGTCAAAACATCGTCCTCAATGGCAAA acTATTGTCATGAATGACTGCATCATCAGAGGAGACCTGGCTAACGTCAGGGTGGGCAGACACTGTGTGGTGAAGAGCCGGAGTGTCATTCGACCACCTTTCAAAAAGTTCAGCAAAGG AGTGGCGTTCTTCCCGCTGCACATCGGAGACCACGTCTTCATCGAGGAGGACTGTGTGGTCAACGCAGCGCAGATTGGTTCCTACGTCCACATTGGCAAGAACTGTGTCATA GGTCGTCGCTGTGTGCTGAAGGACTGCTGCAAGATCTTAGACAACACCGTGCTCCCTCCTGAGACCGTGGTGCCGCCTTTCACCGTCTTCTCTGGGTGCCCAG GTCTGTTTTCCGGAGAGCTCCCAGAGTGCACGCAGGACCTGATGATTGACGTGACCAAGAGCTACTACCAGAAGTTCCTGCCCCTCAGTCAGATCTGA
- the hapstr1a gene encoding HUWE1-associated protein modifying stress responses 1, which yields MEEKKEDGDSEIQEHGPEHWFSKWERQCLAEAEQREPSEEEADNDQDKLWHLFQNSATAVAQLYKDRVCHQQGLSLWVPFQNSATAVTNLYKESVEAHQRSFDRGIQIGHQRRNKDMLAWVKKRRRTIRREDLISFLCGKAPPHRSSRANPRLAMVAPSRANSPAETGSSVEADLQPFREAIALHGLSGAMASISVRSGAPGSPTHVSGSSSNGGSAGGGGSSGSGPVCRSRRNGLQDVDLNTFISEEMALHLDSTGAASAGGGGTRKRNSTQCSDVITDSPTHKRNRMI from the exons atggaggagaagaaggaagacGGAGACTCGGAGATACAGGAACACGGACCCGAGCACTGGTTCTCAAAATGGGAGCGGCAGTGTTTGGCCGAAGCGGAGCAAAGGGAGCCGAGCGAGGAGGAGGCCGACAACGACCAGGATAAACTGTGGCATCTCTTCCAGAACTCCGCCACTGCTGTGGCTCAGCTATACAAAG ACCGAGTATGCCATCAGCAGGGCCTGTCACTGTGGGTGCCATTTCAGAACTCTGCTACAGCAGTGACCAACCTCTACAAAG AGAGTGTGGAGGCCCATCAGAGAAGCTTTGATCGGGGCATCCAGATAGGCCATCAACGCCGGAATAAG GACATGTTGGCCTGGGTGAAAAAGCGTCGGAGAACCATCCGTAGGGAGGATCTCATCAGCTTTCTTTGCGGCAAAGCACCACCACACAGGAGTAGCAGGGCCAACCCTCGGCTGGCCATGGTGGCCCCCAGCCGGGCTAATTCGCCAGCTGAGACTGGCTCATCTGTGGAAGCAGACCTCCAGCCCTTCAGGGAGGCCATAGCGCTGCATG gTCTGAGTGGAGCCATGGCGAGTATCAGTGTGCGCTCCGGTGCTCCAGGGTCTCCCACACACGTGAGCGGGAGCAGCAGTAATGGAGGcagtgctggtggtggtggttctTCCGGTTCGGGGCCGGTGTGCCGCAGCAGGCGCAATGGGCTCCAAGACGTCGACCTGAACACTTTCATCTCAGAGGAGATGGCACTGCATCTGGACTCTACAGGTGCCGCCTCTGCTGGAGGGGGAGGAACCAGGAAACGAAACTCCACCCAGTGTAGTGATGTCATCACAGACTCCCCTACACACAAACGCAACAGGATGATCTGA